The Pyxidicoccus sp. MSG2 DNA segment GGCCGGTGGCCTCACCGGGGCGGGCCTCGCGGGCGGTCTCCACCTGGCAAAGGGAGCCCGGAGGTCGGGCAGCGAGGCCACGAGCCGGGCGGATGGGAGCAGGGATGGAGCGCCTGAAGCGCTTCAAGCCGACGGCATGCCTGCCAGAAGGAAGGCGGCGTCGGAAGGCAGCAACCCACCCTCCGTGTCGAACAGCACCGACGCGAGCGGCCCCACCCGAGCCGGGCCCGCGGCTCGCACCGCGCAGGCGCGCGCGAAGCTCGACAAGCAGCTCGAGGGCCTCTCCCCCGAGGCACAGGCCGCCGTGAAGGCGAGGCTCGCCCGGGAGCCGGTGGCCGCGGACGCCATCCACGACATCATGTCGCAGCCCTCCTGGTCCAGGCTCTCGCCGTCCCAGCGGGAAGGACTGTGCAAGGTCATCGCGGAGACGACTCCGCGCGGGCTCCGGGACCTCAAGCTGCTGGCGAGGGACGCGAACCGGCTGACCACTCCGGACAGCCAGGGCAGGGCGCTGGTGGACAACCTCACGGACCTGGCCACCCAGGCCCAGCACCCCAGCCTGGCGAAGGCGAACATCGGCCGGGGGGAGCTGCTGGAGTCCGTCCTCGGCGACGTGGCCGCGCCCCAGCGAATCCATCAGGGCCAGGTGAACAGCTGCCAGGTCGCCACGCTCCAGCGGGAGCTGGCGGCGAGAGACCCGTCGGAATACGTGCGCCTGATGAAGGGGCTGACCTCCACCTCGGGCACGGTGAAGATGCGCGGGGGCGCGGAGCTGAAGCTGGAGCAGTCGCTGTTCGACCGCGCCAAGTTCCAGCAGCCGCCCTCCGGCCTGACGCCCCAGCAGCAGCGCGCCAACATCTACCGGACGCGGCGGCTCCCCTACGAAGAGGACCTGCGCACGCCGTCCGAGGGCATCTTCCAGAGCTCCACCCTCCAGCGTGCGACCGGCGAGAACACGTACGACGCGCGCGCCGACCGATGGCGGGACAGCCAGGGCGAGTGGCAGCAGGGACTCGCGCCCAAGGAGACGGCGGAGCTGGCGAGCCAGCTCTACGGGCGGCCCTATCGCTTCGTCACGTCCGATACCAACATCGCCGTGGTGCGTGCTCGCATGGGCAGGCTGGGCGAGAATCCCAACCCTCCGTACCTGGCCCACCTTCGCGCCTCCCCCGAGCCCGGAGGCATGGGCCACGTGATGAGCATCTCCCGCTTCGAGAACGGCAGGGTCTACTTCTCCAACCCCTGGGGCCCCATGGAACCGGATACGACCTTCGGGCAGTTCGTGCAGGAAAACCCGGGCAAGGGTGAGTGGTCCATCGACGAAGCCATCTTCAAGGACTACCTGAAGGGCATCTCTGCCCCCGCGTGACGCGCGAAGGCGGGCTTCCACACCGCGATGAAGCCATGACAGGCGTTGTGTGCCGGCCGTGCGTGCCGCAGGCTCGCCCCATGGATGCCCCCACTTCCACGGAAGCGCCCTCCCGCACCGGACGCGCCGGCTTCGCGCGGCTCGCCTTCGAGCGCGCGGGGCCGCGCACCGTGGTGCGCACCGCGCTCGCCCACAGTCCGCTGCGGCTGCTCACCCCGCGCAACCACGGCCATGCCGCGTGGGCGTACACCAGCTCGCTGGGCGGCGGGCTGGTGGACGGGGACCATGTCTCGTTGGAGGTGGACGTGGCACCGGGCGCCTCCGCGCTCGTGTCCACCCAGGGCGCCAACCGCGTCTACCGCTCTCCCAACGGCTGCCGCAGCGAGCTCACCGCCCGCGTGGAGGAAGGTGCGCTGCTCGCCGTGGTGCCGGACCCCACGGTGTGCTTCACCGGCGCGCGGTATGCGCAGGCGTTCGACCTGCACCTGCACTCCAGCGCCTCGCTCGTCTTCGTGGACCTCGTCACCTCCGGCCGTGACGCCAGCGGCGAGCGCTGGGCCTTCACGCACTACACATCCACACTGCGAGTCCGCGTGGACGGCCGCGCCCGCGTGGACGAGCGCTGGCTGCTGGACCCGGCACACGGGCCCCTGCCCGAGCGCCTGGGCCGCTTCAACGCGCTGGCCTCCGTGCTCCTCCTGGGCCCGGCGCTGGCCTCCGCCCGCGAGTCGCTCTCCACCCAGCTCGCCGCGCTGCCCGTGTCCTCCCGCGCGGCGCTGATTCCCTCCGTCAGTCCGCTCGGCACCGACGGCCTGCTGCTGCGCGCCGCCGCCGTCTCCGTGGAGGAATTGCTGCGCGCCACCCGCGCCTGGCTGTCCTTCCTGCCGACCCTGCTGGGCGACGACCCGTGGGCGCGGCGCGTGTAGGCGCCAGACGCGGCGCGGCAGGGAACTTTTTCTCCCTCCCCACGACAATGCGGGGCCTGCTCGCACGGCAAGGTGCGGGCCGGAATAGAGGGGGAAGTTCAAATGCGAAGCATTCTCTGGATGTGGACGGCACTCGTGTGCCTGGCGGTGGGGTGCGAGCCCACTCAGGGGGACTCACAGGAGCCACTGGAATCAACGCCCCGGGCCCGCGCGGAGCAACTGGCCGTGGAGCGCGGCTTCGACCTGCGCGAGGCGACGCTGGTGGAGAAGCCCGGGGGGACGGGGCTGCGCCATCAACTGCAACTGCGGGGCGTGCCCGTCTGGGGCCTGGAGGCGAAGACGGCGCAGGGCCAGACGCACTTCACCAACGCCCGGCTGGCGCCCGGCGTGCGCGCCGAGACGAAGCCCCGGGTGACGCAGGAGCAGGCGGTACAGGCCGCCCTGGAGCGGCTGGCGGACGCTTCCGCGCAACTGACCGGCGCCCAGCTCGTGCTGCTGCCCCAGGAGGAGCGCCGACGCAGGGCGGATGCCCCACCCGCGACCGTCGCGCTCCCCAATGCCGCGCACTACGAGCGGGTGGTGACGGGCTTCACGCTCGTCTACCGGCTGGAGCTGTCCACGCGTGACCCGGACCTCCCAGTCGAGACGCCGTGGATTGCTGACGTGGACGCCCTGTCGGGGCAGGTGCTGAAGCTGACCCCGCTCCGGTTCGATGCGGGCGATTTCCGGACCGTCACCGGGTACGGCCTCAACTCCGGGACCCATTCGTTCCTCACCTTCTACGACTCGAGCGAGCAGCTGTACGAGCTCCGGGACACGCACGGGAACATCTTCAAGAGCACCTCGTCCGACTCCGACATCTACTTCAGCTACACCCCGAGGTTCGGCGACGGGAAGGTGTTCACCACCAGCAACGAACCGGACAGCGTGAACGGGGAGACCGCGGCGGTGGACGCGTTCTACGCCGTGAACATGACGTGGACCTTCTTCAACACCATCCTCAAGCGCGACGGGCCCAACGGGCGCGGCAGGCCCATGCCCGTCCGGCTCCACCTCCCCGACGCCAACGCGTACTACTCCCCCAGTCCCACCAAGCCGCAGCTCCTGGTGGGCTATACTTGGCTCATCACCTTCCCCATGAAGCCGTACCGCGTCCCCCTGACGGCGACCGACATCATCGCCCACGAGCTCGGGCATGACTTCTTCTGGTCGGAGCTCTCTTCGGACGGGATGGCCTCGGACCTCAGCAATACCGAGCTGAACGGCATCAGCGAGGGCACGGGGGACATCATCGGATTCCTCACCGAGCTCACCCGGGATGCCATCAGGGGCGGACGCCAGCCCAGCTACATCGACCAGATGGTGCCCCAGACCTCCAACTACACCCTTGGCGAGCAGGTCGGGCAGGTCTCCCGCAACCTCCTCATCCCCACCTACAACGAGTGGTACGACGGCATCGGCAGGCAGGACGAGCACAAGTCCTCCGGCCCCATCTCGCTGATGTTCCTGCGGCTCGCGTACGGCTGTGAGCCCATGCCCTCCTCGGGGAGCTGGACGGAGAAGAACTGCCCGCGAATTCCCGAGGGCTTCGCCGGCATCGGTCCCGTGCGCGCGGCGCGCATCTGGGCGCTGACGCTGGCGAACATGCCCATGGGCGCGGACTACCTCCAGACCCGGGAGCTGGCCCTCGAGGTGGCGCGCCAGGAGGACAGCGTGACCGGAGAGCAGCAGCGCAAGGCGGTGGCCTACGCCTTCGCGGCCATCGCCGTGGGCGGCCGGCCCGACGAGGACCCTCCGCGGACGACGCTGTCCTGCCAGCAGGTGGCCCTCGACATCCGGTGCACCGGTAGCGTCACCGACGCCGGGCAGATTCCCGGCGAGCCCCTGCGGCCCGCCCAGCTTTCCGTGCTGGGCACCTCGCTGAAGAACTCGCTGCTGGACTGGCAGTTCACGCAGACGTTCCCCGGCACGTCGCTCTCCACCGCGAGCTACGTCATCCAGCTGAAGGCCTGGGACGGCTGGAACAACGTGGCCACCCGGACCGTCACCGTCGCCTTCGACAAGACGGGGCCGCAGGCCACGCTGTCCCGCCTGGGCACCCCCAAGCAGCCCCTGCTCAGCGTCACGGCCACCGACCCCTCGGGCATCCTCAAGGTCGAGTTCCTCGAAGGCACCCAGCTGCTGGCCACGGTGCTCACCCCGCCCTACGACAAGACCTTCGACACCTCCACCTGGAGCGACGGCACCCACGCCATGGTCGCGAAGGTGTATGACTCGTTCAACAACGTCACCGTCCTCAACCACGCGCTGCTGGTGGACAACACCCGGCCGGTGGTGACAATGACCGTGGGCGGCGGCACCACCCCGCCCTTCCCCGTCAACGCCACCGCGACGGATGCCTCGGCGCTGGTCCGCGCGGACTTCAAGGTGGACGGGCTCGTCTTCGCCACCCGCACCACGGGCTCTCCCTACTCGGCGACGTACTCGCCGGTGGACCCGCTGCCCCACAACCTCACCGTGGAGGTGACGGACTCCTTCGGGAACAAGGGCACCGCCACCGTGGCCGCGCCGCTCGACAAGGCGCCTCCCGCCGTGACGTTCAGCGCCCAGCAGGGCTACACCGGCACCATGACGCTCACCGTCGGCACGTCCGACACCTGCGGCGTCCAGTACCCGTATGCCCTGTACGTGGACGGCACCCTCGTGGGCCAGCCCACCACGCCCGGCTACGTCGTGGTCATGGCCGCCGAGGCGGTATCCGTCGGAGTGCACGCCTTCCAGGCCCTGGTCCGGGACAACTGCGGCAACCTGACCCAGTTCCAGACGACCTTCAGCAAGGTCTACACGCCCCCCGGCATCTCCTCCATCGCCCGCGACGACACCCAGCCGAAGAAGCCGAAGTTCACCGTGCAGTGCAACGACTTCGACGGCGTGCACCACGTGGAGATGCGGGAGAACGGCGCGGTCCTGCAGTCGGACAGCACGCCGCCCTACGAGTTCGTGGTGGACACCACCACGCGGGCGGACAGGGACTACTCGATGCTGTTCCAGTGCTTCGACGTCTACGGGGCCTGGAGCCCACCGGAGTCCCGGACAGTGACCGCCGACAACACCGCGCCCGTCATCCAGGGCTTCACCATGTACGGCTCCGGCCACTCGTACCAGGTGGCCGTCTCCACCATCAGCGACCCTCGGGGGCTGAAGACTGTCGTCCTCCGGGGAGGGCTCGGCATCGACCCCACGTTCAGGACCACGCTGACGCAGCCCCCCTGGTTCTACAACCTCCTCTTCGCCGCGAGCCTGGACCTGAACACGAGCTACGCGGTCTGGGTCGATGCCACGGACAAGTGGGGCAACCTGCGGACCGACATGTACTTCTGTCCCCTGGACACGGACACCACCCAGAATGCGTACCTGCCTTGCACGCTCTACAGCTCCCAGACCCAGAGCTCCCAGCTCCAGGCCTACGTTCCGTTGAGCTGGGGTGGGTGAGGCGCTGGCCCCACTCATCGGCCAGATGACGTCGTCGCGACAGTCACCGAACCTGAACGCAGGCTCACCTTGGAAGTGACTGACGCAGCGCGCTAGCCTGCGGGCGTGCACCTCTCCCCAAGAGACGTCGACAAGCTGCTGCTGCACCAGGCCGGCTTCCTCGCGCAGAAGCGCCTCGCGCGAGGCGTCCGGCTCAACTACCCGGAGGCGGTGGCGCTCATCGCCACGCAGTTGCTGGAGTTCATCCGTGACGGCCGGGGCGTGGCCGAGCTGATGGACCTGGGCCGCCGCCTCCTGGGCCGCGCGCAGGTGATGGAGGGCGTGCCGGAGCTGCTGGCGGAGGTGCAGGTGGAGGGCACCTTCCCGGACGGCTCCAAGCTGGTGACGGTGCACCACCCCGTCGTCGCCGAGCACGGCGATTTGGAGTTGGCCCTCTACGGCAGCTTCCTGCCGGTGCCCCCGCGCGAGCGCTTCAGCGTGCCCGCGCCCACGCAGGAGGGCCCGCCCGGCGAGGTACGCGTGCTCCCCGGCGAGCTGGTCCTCAACGACGGGCGCGACGCCATCTCCCTGCGCGTGACGCACAAGGGAGACCGGCCCATCCAGGTGGGCAGCCACTACCCCTTCTTCGAGACGAACCGTGCGCTCGTCTTCGACCGGGCGAAGGCCTACGGCCGGCGCCTGGACATCCCCGCGGGCACGGCGGTGCGCTTCGAGCCGGGGGAAACGAAGACGGTGCCGCTCGTCTCCATCGCCGGGGACGCGGTGGTGCGCGGCGGCAACGCGCTGGGCAGCGGGAAGGTGTCACCCGAGGGCCGCGAGCGCGCCATGGACGCGGTGCGCGCGCAGGGCTTCGGTCACCAGGAGGAGGGCTCATGAGCCGGAAGATGGACCGCCGCCACTACGCGGACATGTTCGGCCCCACCACGGGAGACCGGGTGCGGCTGGGCGACACGGGGCTGTGGGCCGAGGTGGAGCGCGACGCCACCGTCTACGGCGACGAGTGCAAGTTCGGCGGCGGCAAGGTGCTGCGCGAGGGCATGGGCCAGCAGGCCGGCGTCGGCGACGACAGGGCGCTCGACTGCGTCATCACCAACGCGCTCATCCTCGACTGGACGGGCATCTACAAGGCGGACATCGGAATCAAGCACGGCCGCATCGCCGGCATCGGCAAGGCGGGCAACCCGGACGTCATGGCCGGCGTCACGCCGGGCATGGTGGTGGGCGTCACCACCGAGGCCATTGCCGGCGAGGGCCTCATCGTCACCGCGGGCGGGCTGGACACGCACATCCACTTCATCTGCCCGCAGCAGGCGGACGAGGCGCTGGCCAGCGGAATCACCACGTGGGTAGGCGGCGGCACCGGCCCCGCCACCGGCACCAAGGCCACCACCTGCACGCCCGGCGCTTGGAACCTCCAGCGGATGCTCCAGGCCACGGACACCATTCCGCTCAACATCGGCCTCACCGGCAAGGGCAACACGTCCCTGCCCGAGGGGCTCGTGGACCAGATTCGCGCGGGCGCCATCGGCCTGAAGCTGCACGAGGACTGGGGCACCACGCCGGCCGCCATCGACACCTGCCTCTCCGTGGCGGAGGGCGAGGACGTCCAGGTCACCATCCACACGGACACGCTGAACGAGTCCGGCTACGTGGACGACTCGCTGGCCGCGTTCAAGGGCCGCACCATCCACACCTACCACTCCGAGGGCGCGGGAGGCGGACACGCCCCGGACATCATCCGCGTGTGCGGCGCGCCCAACGTGCTGCCCAGCTCCACCAACCCCACGCGCCCATACACGGTGAACACGCTGGATGAGCACCTGGACATGCTCATGGTGTGTCACCACCTGGACCGCGAGATTCCCGAGGACGTCGCCTTCGCGGAGAGCCGCATCCGCGGGGAGACCATCGCCGCGGAGGACATCCTCCATGACCTGGGCGCCATCAGCATGATGTCGTCCGACAGCCAGGCCATGGGGCGCGTGGGCGAGGTCATCTGCCGCACGTGGCAGACGGCCCACAAGATGCGCGAGCAGCGCGGCCGGCTGCGCGACGAGCGCGGCGACAACGACAACCTCCGCATCCGCCGCTACGTGGCGAAGTACACCATCAACCCCGCCATCGCCCATGGGCTGGCGCACGAGGTGGGCTCCGTCGAGCCAGGGAAGCTCGCGGACCTGGTGCTGTGGCGGCCGGCCTTCTTCGGCCTCAAGCCCGAATTGGTGCTCAAGGGCGGCTTCATCGCCTGGGGGCAGATGGGTGACGCCAACGCGTCCATTCCCACGCCGCAGCCGTACCTCATGCGACCCATGTTCGGTGCGCGCGGCCGGGCGCTCGGGGCCACGAGCCTCGCCTTCGTCTCCGCCCGCGCGCTGGCGGAAGGCACCACGCGAGAGTTGGGGCTCACCAAGCGCCTGTCCGCGGTGAGCCGCTGCCGGGGCCTGGGCAAGCGGGACATGAAGCTCAACGACGCCCTGCCCATCCTCACCGTGGACCCGGAGACGTACGAGGTGCGCGCGGACGGCGAGCTGCTGCGCTGCGAGCCCGCCCGCATCCTCCCCCTGGCCCAGCTCTACTCGCTGTTCTGATGGAGGGCTGAAAGCCATGGGCGCGTCGTGGAGGGTGTTGCAGCTGGCGGACTCGGGCTTTCCCACCGGGGGCTTCGCGCACTCGGCGGGGCTGGAGGCCGCCGTGCAGCAGGGCGAGGTGCGCGGGGCTCCGGAGCTGCGGCGCTTCGTGCGCGAGCTGCTCTGGCAGGCGGGGCATGGCGGGCTGCCGCTGCTCGGTGCCGCGCACCACGAGCCCACCACCCTGCCCGCGCTGGACGCGCGCGCGGACGCCTTCCTCACCAGCCACGTGGCCAACCGCGCCAGCCGCACGCAGGGCCGGGCCCTGCTGGACACCTGCGCGCGCATCTTCCCCGGGCCGGTGGCGCCGCTGCGCGAGGCCGCTCGCGCGGACAAGCTGTGCTTCCACCATGCGCCCCTCTTCGGCGCGGTGCTGCGCGCGCTGGACGTGGCGCTGCCGGACGCGCAGGCGCTCTACCTGTCCCTGACGCTGCGGGGCACGCTGTCCGCGGCGGTGCGGCTGGGCATCGTCGGCACGCACGAGTCGCACCAACTCCAGCATCAGGCCACGCCGCTGCTGGACGCCGTCCTGGAGCAGTGCGCCGGGCTGGGCGTGGACGCCCTGGCGCAGCCCTCTCCCCTGTTGGATCTGCTCGGGTCCACGCACGACCGGCTCTATTCGAGGCTCTTCCTGTCCTGAGGTGAAGCGCACATGCACGACGACCACCGCGGCCACGGCCACGACGACGACCATGACCACGAGCACGAGGAGTGGGACCACCCGGGCCACTTCGACGAGCGCGAGGAGCCGAAGAAGCGCGACTACAAGGCCCGCGCCTTCACCATCGGCATCGGCGGGCCCGTGGGCAGCGGGAAGACGGCGCTGGTGCTGGCCCTGTGCCGCAAGCTGCGCGACCGCGTCCGCCTGGGCGTCGTCACCAACGACATCTTCACCAAGGAGGACGCCGAGTTCCTCGTCCGCAACCAGGCCCTGTCCCCCGAGCGAATCAAGGCGGTGGAGACGGGCGGCTGCCCCCACGCGGCCATCCGCGAGGACATCAGCCACAACCTGATGGCGCTGGAGCAGCTCATGGAGGAGCTGTCGCCGGAGCTGCTCATCGTGGAGAGCGGCGGCGACAACCTCGCGGCGCAGTACAGCCGCGAGCTGGCGGACTACACCGTCTACGTCATCGACGTGGCCGGCGGGGACAAGGTGCCGCGCAAGGGCGGCCCCGGGATTACGCAGTCCGACCTGCTGGTCATCAACAAGACGGACCTGGCGCCACACGTGGGCGCGGACCTGGGCGTCATGGAGCGCGACGCGAAGAAGATGCGCGGCAACGGGCCCTTCGTCTTCACCCAGGTGA contains these protein-coding regions:
- the ureA gene encoding urease subunit gamma — protein: MHLSPRDVDKLLLHQAGFLAQKRLARGVRLNYPEAVALIATQLLEFIRDGRGVAELMDLGRRLLGRAQVMEGVPELLAEVQVEGTFPDGSKLVTVHHPVVAEHGDLELALYGSFLPVPPRERFSVPAPTQEGPPGEVRVLPGELVLNDGRDAISLRVTHKGDRPIQVGSHYPFFETNRALVFDRAKAYGRRLDIPAGTAVRFEPGETKTVPLVSIAGDAVVRGGNALGSGKVSPEGRERAMDAVRAQGFGHQEEGS
- a CDS encoding urease accessory protein UreD — protein: MDAPTSTEAPSRTGRAGFARLAFERAGPRTVVRTALAHSPLRLLTPRNHGHAAWAYTSSLGGGLVDGDHVSLEVDVAPGASALVSTQGANRVYRSPNGCRSELTARVEEGALLAVVPDPTVCFTGARYAQAFDLHLHSSASLVFVDLVTSGRDASGERWAFTHYTSTLRVRVDGRARVDERWLLDPAHGPLPERLGRFNALASVLLLGPALASARESLSTQLAALPVSSRAALIPSVSPLGTDGLLLRAAAVSVEELLRATRAWLSFLPTLLGDDPWARRV
- the ureC gene encoding urease subunit alpha, which codes for MSRKMDRRHYADMFGPTTGDRVRLGDTGLWAEVERDATVYGDECKFGGGKVLREGMGQQAGVGDDRALDCVITNALILDWTGIYKADIGIKHGRIAGIGKAGNPDVMAGVTPGMVVGVTTEAIAGEGLIVTAGGLDTHIHFICPQQADEALASGITTWVGGGTGPATGTKATTCTPGAWNLQRMLQATDTIPLNIGLTGKGNTSLPEGLVDQIRAGAIGLKLHEDWGTTPAAIDTCLSVAEGEDVQVTIHTDTLNESGYVDDSLAAFKGRTIHTYHSEGAGGGHAPDIIRVCGAPNVLPSSTNPTRPYTVNTLDEHLDMLMVCHHLDREIPEDVAFAESRIRGETIAAEDILHDLGAISMMSSDSQAMGRVGEVICRTWQTAHKMREQRGRLRDERGDNDNLRIRRYVAKYTINPAIAHGLAHEVGSVEPGKLADLVLWRPAFFGLKPELVLKGGFIAWGQMGDANASIPTPQPYLMRPMFGARGRALGATSLAFVSARALAEGTTRELGLTKRLSAVSRCRGLGKRDMKLNDALPILTVDPETYEVRADGELLRCEPARILPLAQLYSLF
- a CDS encoding urease accessory protein UreF translates to MGASWRVLQLADSGFPTGGFAHSAGLEAAVQQGEVRGAPELRRFVRELLWQAGHGGLPLLGAAHHEPTTLPALDARADAFLTSHVANRASRTQGRALLDTCARIFPGPVAPLREAARADKLCFHHAPLFGAVLRALDVALPDAQALYLSLTLRGTLSAAVRLGIVGTHESHQLQHQATPLLDAVLEQCAGLGVDALAQPSPLLDLLGSTHDRLYSRLFLS
- a CDS encoding Ig-like domain-containing protein; protein product: MRSILWMWTALVCLAVGCEPTQGDSQEPLESTPRARAEQLAVERGFDLREATLVEKPGGTGLRHQLQLRGVPVWGLEAKTAQGQTHFTNARLAPGVRAETKPRVTQEQAVQAALERLADASAQLTGAQLVLLPQEERRRRADAPPATVALPNAAHYERVVTGFTLVYRLELSTRDPDLPVETPWIADVDALSGQVLKLTPLRFDAGDFRTVTGYGLNSGTHSFLTFYDSSEQLYELRDTHGNIFKSTSSDSDIYFSYTPRFGDGKVFTTSNEPDSVNGETAAVDAFYAVNMTWTFFNTILKRDGPNGRGRPMPVRLHLPDANAYYSPSPTKPQLLVGYTWLITFPMKPYRVPLTATDIIAHELGHDFFWSELSSDGMASDLSNTELNGISEGTGDIIGFLTELTRDAIRGGRQPSYIDQMVPQTSNYTLGEQVGQVSRNLLIPTYNEWYDGIGRQDEHKSSGPISLMFLRLAYGCEPMPSSGSWTEKNCPRIPEGFAGIGPVRAARIWALTLANMPMGADYLQTRELALEVARQEDSVTGEQQRKAVAYAFAAIAVGGRPDEDPPRTTLSCQQVALDIRCTGSVTDAGQIPGEPLRPAQLSVLGTSLKNSLLDWQFTQTFPGTSLSTASYVIQLKAWDGWNNVATRTVTVAFDKTGPQATLSRLGTPKQPLLSVTATDPSGILKVEFLEGTQLLATVLTPPYDKTFDTSTWSDGTHAMVAKVYDSFNNVTVLNHALLVDNTRPVVTMTVGGGTTPPFPVNATATDASALVRADFKVDGLVFATRTTGSPYSATYSPVDPLPHNLTVEVTDSFGNKGTATVAAPLDKAPPAVTFSAQQGYTGTMTLTVGTSDTCGVQYPYALYVDGTLVGQPTTPGYVVVMAAEAVSVGVHAFQALVRDNCGNLTQFQTTFSKVYTPPGISSIARDDTQPKKPKFTVQCNDFDGVHHVEMRENGAVLQSDSTPPYEFVVDTTTRADRDYSMLFQCFDVYGAWSPPESRTVTADNTAPVIQGFTMYGSGHSYQVAVSTISDPRGLKTVVLRGGLGIDPTFRTTLTQPPWFYNLLFAASLDLNTSYAVWVDATDKWGNLRTDMYFCPLDTDTTQNAYLPCTLYSSQTQSSQLQAYVPLSWGG
- the ureG gene encoding urease accessory protein UreG yields the protein MHDDHRGHGHDDDHDHEHEEWDHPGHFDEREEPKKRDYKARAFTIGIGGPVGSGKTALVLALCRKLRDRVRLGVVTNDIFTKEDAEFLVRNQALSPERIKAVETGGCPHAAIREDISHNLMALEQLMEELSPELLIVESGGDNLAAQYSRELADYTVYVIDVAGGDKVPRKGGPGITQSDLLVINKTDLAPHVGADLGVMERDAKKMRGNGPFVFTQVTKGVGLDEVVEHLLGAWRQRTA